From Scyliorhinus torazame isolate Kashiwa2021f unplaced genomic scaffold, sScyTor2.1 scaffold_1572, whole genome shotgun sequence, the proteins below share one genomic window:
- the LOC140407542 gene encoding DENN domain-containing protein 4B-like produces MAGWTADDSNLNTTCPFCARCFLPLLNIEIYEPHLQQPSSREGSVSAASLQLALTDHHGSTPGSTQSPVLSDRSQILSEDEADYLSKWSSTLSWLGSRHRELSPERVTVAYVSPLVLRKELESLMENEGDTVLSQTEFVDNHPIIFWNLVWYFHRLDLPHNLLQLVLTSQHVKAPSH; encoded by the exons ATGGCCGGGTGGACTGCAGACGACTCCAATCTCAACACCACCTGTCCATTCTGCGCTCGTTGCTTCCTCCCATTGCTCAATATAGAGATCTACGAACCACATCTCCAGCAACCAAG TTCCCGGGAAGGTTCCGTCAGCGCGGCCAGCCTGCAGCTGGCGTTGACTGATCACCATGGCAGCACGCCTGGCAGTACCCAGTCGCCCGTGCTCAGCGATCGCAGCCAGATTCTGAGTGAGGACGAGGCCGACTATCTGAGCAAGTGGAGCAGTACGCTG AGCTGGCTGGGATCCAGGCACAGGGAGCTGAGTCCGGAGCGAGTGACGGTGGCCTACGTCAGTCCGCTGGTGCTGAGGAAGGAGCTGGAGAGCCTGATGGAGAATGAAGGAGACACTGTGCTGTCGCAGACTGAATTCGTGGACAACCATCCCATAATATTCTGGAACCTGGTTTGGTATTTCCACCGTCTGGACCTTCCACACAACCTGCTGCAGCTGGTGTTGACATCGCAGCATGTCAAAGCTCCATCACAC